A part of Terriglobus roseus genomic DNA contains:
- a CDS encoding phage tail sheath family protein: MGTYTYPGVYIQEIESPVHTIASVATSITAFVGYTQSGIDNRAEHLYSFADYERVFGGLASDSELSYAVQQFFQNGGSEAYVVRVPKHGASYASSTFGGITLTVLSSGTWANGNLVADISYDNLDQTTVPTAFNLTITNLVDGTVEQFPGLSLNPARKDFAPTVVNDPDSGSQLVSVKVQSPAPTSPPARTGLVGNAITVASTLGSASKKLAVTGTFAVVKNSATATASNPLNLQALRVGQFLTFNGDTTNGVYTVTKLDATSGAVTLGAPFTGDDNPAATGNILQSTANGSYSLSLGVSSPATLSPLPIDVTVFADGSTIPQSLMGIAQALARALNTALQSKLPGSAATVSVATTTTDSRLRVVVMLPENPDAVITIGAPTGGGNNASTLLGLGTTANVAQYSLGTGHVFGSQTASVEGGDGTGLPQTGDLIGDELAFTGIYALEKVDLFNLLSIPDATRANPGDPSSLDSNIDPNAIYSAAISFCDARRAFLLVDPPPNVNTPAAAVDWISTQLNVQDRNAAAFFPRLRLPDPLNDYQLRTFAPSGVTSGVYARTDASRGVWKAPAGIDAQLMGVQSMVYKLTDAENGTLNPLGLNCFRNFPVYGSVLWGARTTVGADARADEWKYVPVRRLALFLEESLFRGTQWVVFEPNDEPLWASIRLNVEGFMNTLFRRGAFQGLTPQEAYFVKCDSTTTTQTDIDSGVVNILVGFAPLKPAEFVVIQIQQMNSQSAS, translated from the coding sequence ATGGGAACGTATACGTATCCCGGTGTTTACATCCAGGAGATTGAATCACCGGTACACACCATTGCATCGGTTGCCACTTCAATCACGGCATTTGTGGGTTATACCCAAAGCGGAATTGATAACCGTGCGGAACATTTGTATAGCTTTGCGGATTACGAGCGGGTGTTTGGCGGTCTTGCATCAGACAGCGAGCTGAGCTACGCCGTTCAGCAGTTCTTTCAGAACGGAGGCAGTGAAGCGTATGTTGTGCGTGTTCCGAAACACGGTGCAAGCTATGCGTCTTCGACCTTCGGCGGAATTACTCTCACCGTGTTGAGTAGTGGTACGTGGGCGAATGGAAACCTTGTCGCGGACATAAGCTACGACAACCTTGATCAGACAACTGTCCCCACCGCGTTCAATCTAACGATTACAAATCTTGTCGATGGGACCGTTGAGCAGTTCCCAGGTCTTTCACTGAATCCTGCGCGCAAGGATTTTGCTCCCACTGTGGTGAATGATCCGGATTCAGGATCGCAATTAGTAAGCGTGAAGGTCCAAAGTCCCGCGCCCACTTCGCCCCCCGCGCGTACCGGTTTGGTTGGAAATGCCATCACCGTGGCGAGCACTCTTGGGAGTGCATCGAAGAAGCTGGCTGTTACCGGAACGTTCGCCGTCGTAAAGAATTCGGCCACTGCGACTGCTTCGAATCCACTTAATTTGCAGGCGCTTCGTGTTGGACAGTTCCTCACGTTCAATGGCGATACGACGAACGGCGTGTATACCGTGACAAAGCTGGATGCCACAAGTGGCGCAGTCACTCTTGGCGCTCCCTTTACGGGCGATGACAACCCGGCCGCGACAGGCAATATCTTGCAGTCGACTGCAAACGGAAGTTATTCACTGAGCCTGGGGGTGAGTAGCCCGGCAACGCTGTCCCCGCTCCCCATAGACGTCACGGTGTTTGCCGACGGCAGCACGATCCCGCAGAGTCTCATGGGTATTGCGCAGGCTCTGGCACGGGCTTTGAATACAGCGCTTCAGTCAAAGCTTCCGGGGAGTGCCGCAACCGTCAGTGTGGCGACCACTACGACGGACAGCAGACTGCGCGTAGTGGTTATGCTCCCGGAAAACCCGGATGCAGTCATCACGATTGGTGCTCCAACAGGCGGCGGCAACAACGCTTCGACATTATTGGGACTGGGGACTACTGCAAACGTGGCTCAGTATTCTCTTGGAACGGGACATGTCTTCGGATCACAAACGGCTTCTGTTGAAGGTGGCGACGGTACGGGCCTGCCGCAGACGGGAGATCTGATCGGAGATGAATTGGCTTTCACAGGAATCTATGCACTGGAGAAAGTCGATCTATTCAACCTGCTAAGTATTCCTGACGCCACCCGGGCAAATCCGGGCGATCCATCTTCACTCGATTCGAATATCGACCCCAATGCCATCTATAGCGCGGCGATTTCGTTTTGTGATGCGCGCCGTGCATTCCTGCTGGTTGATCCTCCGCCTAACGTGAATACGCCGGCGGCTGCGGTGGATTGGATATCAACGCAACTCAATGTGCAGGATCGGAATGCTGCTGCGTTTTTTCCACGCCTACGGTTACCGGATCCTTTGAATGACTATCAACTACGCACCTTTGCGCCGTCAGGTGTGACGTCAGGCGTGTATGCGCGTACTGATGCTTCGCGTGGCGTATGGAAGGCGCCTGCAGGAATTGACGCGCAACTGATGGGCGTTCAGAGCATGGTGTACAAGCTGACCGATGCGGAGAACGGAACGCTCAATCCGTTGGGTTTGAACTGCTTCCGAAATTTTCCGGTGTATGGATCAGTGTTGTGGGGAGCGCGTACGACTGTTGGGGCAGATGCCCGGGCAGATGAATGGAAGTATGTACCCGTGCGGCGACTAGCGCTGTTCTTGGAAGAGAGCCTGTTCCGCGGAACGCAGTGGGTTGTATTTGAACCGAACGACGAGCCTTTGTGGGCATCCATCCGGCTGAATGTCGAAGGTTTCATGAATACACTCTTTCGACGCGGTGCTTTTCAAGGCTTGACTCCGCAAGAGGCTTACTTCGTGAAGTGCGACAGCACCACAACCACACAGACGGATATTGATTCCGGTGTGGTGAATATCCTGGTTGGTTTTGCTCCTTTAAAGCCAGCAGAGTTCGTGGTGATTCAGATTCAGCAAATGAACAGCCAGTCGGCGTCCTAA
- a CDS encoding alpha-amylase, protein MILYDCLYPTIKSGWYQRMRSFAGAFAAFGGDMILLPPPFRTTYTGADNRSLGYDPISDLDIGQWDTLRGGSANDLQALAKEALRHGVRLIFDLPLHQYGALPVIERNASGKPDKTLAYKPSSVFQAAPDETFERADADGLRVPYQHSQPSDYLRKLKIQCIAWLMSVSAGSGFRLDEAKDVDMNLTHRLAAAIPGFKVAEAYTGSNAQLDAYHQQSGLPVFDFGSHFAYRAVSQGAGLDALVYMDRYCHFNPSAAVPFIENHDTDGAEGVVNFKGWFYLDACTQAAVACAVYGGDYERYALAPLIDNYMWIGKRLAVGKQAYHVVSPDVLIWSRDGDGGPIGNTAGVLCGISRDPFNTQWVWTDTPWRNCWIKNYARSGGPNVWVYGDGRACIPIPPNSYGRADNGVAYSLLGQDGGLPTNELHIPLAYPLDFSHITVTL, encoded by the coding sequence ATGATTCTTTACGATTGCCTCTACCCCACAATCAAAAGTGGATGGTATCAGCGCATGCGCTCATTTGCTGGCGCCTTCGCTGCATTTGGTGGCGATATGATCCTGCTTCCACCACCATTCCGCACAACCTACACGGGAGCTGACAATCGGAGCCTGGGATATGACCCAATCAGCGACCTCGACATAGGACAGTGGGATACCCTCCGCGGCGGCAGTGCCAATGATCTGCAGGCTCTTGCGAAGGAAGCGCTGCGCCATGGCGTGCGTTTGATCTTCGATTTGCCTTTGCATCAGTACGGTGCGCTTCCAGTGATAGAACGCAATGCTAGCGGCAAGCCTGATAAAACATTGGCTTATAAACCGTCTTCGGTATTTCAGGCCGCACCAGACGAAACCTTCGAACGCGCCGACGCTGACGGGTTACGTGTTCCTTACCAGCATTCGCAACCGTCGGATTATCTTCGCAAACTGAAGATTCAATGTATTGCATGGTTGATGAGCGTTTCGGCTGGCTCGGGATTCCGCCTGGATGAAGCGAAGGATGTAGACATGAATCTCACGCATCGGTTAGCCGCAGCGATTCCAGGGTTCAAAGTTGCTGAAGCATACACCGGGAGTAATGCGCAACTGGATGCATATCATCAACAATCCGGCCTACCCGTATTCGATTTCGGTAGCCACTTTGCTTATCGAGCTGTAAGCCAGGGAGCAGGACTGGATGCGTTGGTGTACATGGATCGCTACTGTCATTTCAATCCTTCTGCTGCAGTGCCATTCATAGAGAACCACGACACGGATGGCGCAGAAGGAGTGGTCAATTTCAAAGGCTGGTTCTATCTGGATGCCTGTACACAGGCGGCCGTCGCTTGTGCAGTTTACGGTGGCGATTATGAGCGTTACGCTCTCGCTCCGCTGATCGATAACTACATGTGGATTGGCAAACGCCTCGCCGTAGGCAAGCAGGCTTACCACGTTGTTTCACCAGATGTCCTGATCTGGTCGCGCGACGGTGATGGTGGACCGATCGGCAACACCGCAGGTGTTTTGTGCGGCATCTCACGAGATCCATTCAATACACAATGGGTATGGACAGATACTCCGTGGCGCAACTGCTGGATAAAAAACTATGCGCGCAGCGGTGGTCCCAATGTTTGGGTATATGGCGATGGCCGAGCATGCATCCCCATTCCACCGAATAGCTATGGCCGTGCCGATAACGGAGTTGCATACAGTTTGTTGGGCCAGGACGGCGGTCTGCCCACTAACGAACTTCACATTCCCCTCGCGTATCCACTCGACTTCTCTCACATCACGGTGACTCTATGA
- a CDS encoding LysM peptidoglycan-binding domain-containing protein, producing MNTALASLIQSAAGTGAPTSASSRYYGAATQEYVGPDGVAVRYLARRILPQAAVYVSTRSYTVVQGDRLDNLAARFLGDPMLFWMIADANAATDAEALTDEPGNVIRIPLASNLPTGARNG from the coding sequence ATGAATACCGCACTCGCATCGCTGATTCAGTCCGCCGCAGGAACCGGTGCGCCGACGAGTGCGTCTAGTCGCTACTATGGCGCAGCGACTCAGGAATATGTGGGACCTGATGGAGTTGCCGTGCGCTATCTTGCACGGAGGATTCTTCCGCAGGCGGCGGTCTATGTATCCACGCGCAGCTATACCGTGGTGCAGGGTGATCGTTTAGACAATCTGGCTGCGAGATTCCTTGGCGACCCAATGCTGTTCTGGATGATTGCCGATGCGAATGCAGCGACAGATGCTGAAGCACTGACGGACGAGCCTGGCAATGTTATTCGCATACCGTTGGCGTCCAACCTCCCCACGGGAGCGCGCAATGGCTAA
- a CDS encoding DUF4255 domain-containing protein, with amino-acid sequence MNGYLAVGGVSAVLRSLLLGALTDGGPATLLSSPTAISATSPDLVPTGADEQPRLNLFMYYASFNTGYRNVQLPSRDSAGGLLTNPPLALNLHYLVSAYGGNQFDPEILLGWAMEVFHNNPIIAREAISDALAALGSATEEAKLVSQSALASQFELLKITPEALSNEEISRLWMAFSTHYRPTTSYQVSVVLIHDTQPVRSNLPVQARNIAVLPWDIPVIDQITPAVATTGDTLTITGRNLLGDAPQDTEVSFAEAAPISAATVQATTVRVTIPDTVLAGAVPLRIVRSVEFGTAADPHRAFESGSSVFQLVPTLKDVTPVTPASVITVAHGANLTLTIQPAVARNQRARLFAGNLSIEIPARPPSAPDTSTQLMFPIPIAWGPFQSPLRVEIDGAQSLLIVDQKDGSPTQGQFFPQLKVTV; translated from the coding sequence ATGAACGGATACCTGGCGGTTGGTGGCGTTAGCGCAGTGTTGCGGTCGTTGCTCCTTGGGGCACTTACCGATGGCGGCCCTGCGACGTTGTTATCTTCTCCGACTGCCATCAGTGCAACATCGCCAGATCTGGTACCAACAGGAGCGGATGAACAGCCACGGCTCAATCTGTTCATGTATTACGCCAGCTTTAACACCGGATATCGCAATGTACAACTTCCCAGTCGCGATTCCGCTGGAGGACTATTAACCAACCCTCCATTGGCATTGAACCTTCATTATCTTGTTTCAGCCTATGGCGGTAATCAATTTGATCCGGAAATCCTGCTGGGATGGGCGATGGAGGTATTTCATAACAACCCGATCATTGCGCGGGAAGCGATTTCTGATGCTTTAGCGGCATTGGGTTCCGCCACAGAAGAGGCAAAGCTGGTCAGTCAGAGTGCGCTTGCGAGCCAGTTCGAACTTCTGAAAATTACACCGGAAGCACTGTCTAACGAAGAGATTTCGCGATTGTGGATGGCCTTTTCCACTCACTATCGGCCGACAACCTCCTACCAGGTGTCGGTAGTTCTCATCCATGACACACAACCTGTACGCTCAAATCTTCCTGTTCAGGCGCGGAATATTGCCGTGCTGCCGTGGGACATTCCTGTGATCGATCAGATCACGCCAGCCGTTGCCACAACTGGCGACACACTTACGATTACAGGCCGCAATCTGTTGGGCGACGCCCCTCAGGATACAGAGGTGTCATTTGCTGAGGCCGCACCGATCAGCGCAGCAACAGTGCAGGCAACAACAGTTCGAGTGACGATTCCAGACACCGTGCTGGCCGGAGCTGTGCCTCTTCGCATTGTGCGTTCGGTTGAGTTTGGTACAGCCGCCGATCCACATCGAGCATTTGAGTCCGGAAGTTCTGTCTTTCAACTCGTGCCTACGCTGAAGGATGTCACGCCCGTAACACCTGCATCGGTGATCACTGTCGCACATGGAGCAAACCTGACTTTGACGATCCAGCCTGCGGTGGCGCGCAATCAAAGAGCGAGATTATTCGCAGGAAATCTGTCTATCGAGATTCCCGCTCGTCCGCCGAGTGCACCGGATACATCCACGCAGTTGATGTTCCCCATTCCAATAGCCTGGGGACCGTTTCAGTCTCCGTTGCGCGTGGAGATTGATGGAGCACAGAGCTTGCTGATCGTGGATCAGAAAGATGGAAGTCCCACCCAAGGACAGTTCTTTCCGCAGTTAAAGGTGACGGTATGA
- a CDS encoding phage tail protein: MAEFVVNAQRFDPYKNFKFRLKWDGRYVAGISKVSALKRTTEVVKHREGGDASTSRKSPGRTEYDAITLERGVTHDPDFEAWAAKVWQLQAGLGAEVSLKDFRKDVILDLYNEAGQLAISYKIYRAWVSEYQALPDLDANANAVAIQHLKLENEGWERDTSVTEPTEPTFTSTRA, translated from the coding sequence ATGGCGGAATTCGTAGTGAATGCGCAGAGATTCGATCCGTATAAGAACTTTAAGTTTCGGTTGAAGTGGGACGGCCGCTATGTAGCTGGTATCAGCAAAGTGTCTGCTCTAAAGCGAACGACCGAGGTCGTGAAGCATCGCGAAGGGGGCGACGCTAGTACCAGTCGTAAGTCACCTGGACGCACCGAGTATGACGCGATCACCTTGGAACGGGGTGTGACACATGATCCTGACTTCGAGGCATGGGCGGCCAAAGTGTGGCAGTTGCAAGCAGGTCTGGGAGCCGAGGTATCTCTAAAAGATTTTCGCAAGGACGTGATTCTGGATCTTTACAACGAAGCGGGTCAGCTTGCGATCAGCTACAAAATCTATCGTGCGTGGGTTTCTGAGTATCAAGCTCTGCCGGATCTGGACGCAAATGCGAATGCCGTCGCAATCCAGCACTTGAAGCTCGAGAACGAAGGATGGGAACGCGACACTTCCGTTACAGAGCCGACGGAACCGACATTTACTTCAACACGCGCTTGA
- a CDS encoding ATP-binding protein — MSGQTQTEPMLADELDRVYALVSGEEAVAASGDYVSVVSCRPLERLITQFRLSTFERDVLLLCAGAALETRFLHACARANGDDRAQWPTFAMAMTVLDGAHWSTLSRLHPLRYWRLVEEGPSPSLLQAPLKIDERILQYLLSVPSLDSVLEWLVRPLVRSEVETADQDAQRIAMHWQRETMRAAQPVVIQGNDFAAAKRIFQEACSRVDLVPFVLRATDLPTTTAEREIAARHWTREAVLTGAALLLETSSADNADAVAASLAWARSVEVPLAIYAEPGSAVERIESLPIRMSQPGREDRKQLWLESLGPPAASLNGQLDGLVDAFRFDEGTIRLAALDVVSRRSLEDSGTLAETLLQSCRDHARRPLEGLAQRIDPRAHWDDLVLPDTQKEILRELMIHVRHRRRVHQDWGFSSRYGRGMGLTSLFAGPSGTGKTMAAEILAGELGLDLYQIDLAAIVSKYIGETEKNLKRIFDAAEQSSAVLLFDEADALFGKRSEVKDSHDRYANLEVSYLLQRMEAYGGVAILTTNMQRAIDPAFLRRIRFIVQFPFPDESSRRQMWSRVFPAATPTEGLQPEKLAQLHISGAVIRNIAMHAAYLAAEDDLPVRMSHIAAGVRTEYTKMDKVLTPAETGGWA; from the coding sequence ATGAGTGGACAAACACAAACCGAACCCATGTTGGCTGACGAGCTTGACCGCGTATACGCGTTGGTCAGTGGCGAAGAGGCTGTTGCTGCATCTGGGGATTACGTTTCGGTTGTAAGTTGCCGACCACTAGAGCGGCTTATAACGCAGTTTCGCTTGAGTACGTTTGAACGTGATGTGTTGTTGCTGTGTGCGGGAGCCGCTCTGGAGACGCGCTTTCTACACGCATGTGCGCGTGCCAATGGCGATGATCGCGCTCAGTGGCCTACGTTTGCCATGGCAATGACGGTGTTAGACGGCGCGCACTGGAGCACGCTGAGTCGTTTGCATCCACTTCGCTATTGGCGTTTGGTGGAGGAGGGACCGTCACCTAGTCTGTTGCAGGCGCCATTAAAGATTGATGAGCGCATCCTGCAGTATCTGTTGAGCGTGCCTTCGCTGGATAGCGTGCTGGAATGGCTGGTTCGCCCACTCGTAAGGTCTGAGGTTGAAACAGCGGATCAGGATGCACAGCGAATCGCGATGCACTGGCAAAGAGAAACAATGCGCGCTGCACAGCCAGTCGTAATTCAAGGCAACGATTTCGCTGCCGCCAAACGGATCTTTCAAGAAGCATGCAGCCGCGTAGACCTAGTTCCATTCGTACTGCGTGCAACGGATCTCCCCACCACGACAGCGGAGCGGGAAATTGCCGCACGCCACTGGACGCGCGAAGCTGTCCTGACAGGCGCTGCGCTGTTGTTGGAAACATCATCCGCCGACAATGCCGATGCTGTTGCGGCAAGTCTAGCGTGGGCACGTTCCGTTGAGGTGCCGCTGGCGATTTATGCAGAGCCGGGCAGCGCAGTAGAGCGGATCGAAAGCTTACCTATCCGCATGTCGCAACCGGGGCGCGAAGATCGTAAGCAGCTTTGGCTGGAAAGTCTGGGACCACCAGCCGCGTCTTTGAATGGGCAGCTTGACGGTCTGGTGGATGCCTTCCGCTTCGATGAAGGAACGATTCGGTTGGCTGCTCTGGATGTTGTGTCTCGGCGGTCGTTAGAAGATTCCGGAACGCTTGCGGAGACCCTATTGCAAAGCTGTCGCGATCATGCACGACGTCCGCTGGAAGGGCTTGCGCAACGCATTGATCCACGAGCGCATTGGGATGACTTGGTCCTTCCAGACACACAGAAAGAAATATTGCGTGAGTTGATGATCCACGTGCGTCATCGCCGTCGTGTACATCAAGACTGGGGATTTTCTTCACGGTACGGACGAGGTATGGGACTTACATCGCTGTTTGCTGGGCCTAGTGGCACCGGCAAGACCATGGCAGCGGAGATACTGGCTGGCGAGTTGGGATTGGATCTTTACCAGATCGATCTGGCTGCCATCGTGAGTAAGTACATTGGTGAGACCGAAAAGAATCTGAAGCGCATTTTTGACGCCGCAGAGCAAAGTAGTGCAGTTCTGCTTTTCGATGAAGCGGATGCATTGTTTGGTAAGCGTAGTGAGGTAAAGGATAGCCACGACCGTTACGCCAATCTGGAGGTGAGTTACCTCCTCCAACGTATGGAGGCATACGGCGGTGTTGCCATCCTGACAACGAATATGCAGAGAGCCATTGATCCAGCCTTTCTGCGAAGGATTCGTTTCATTGTTCAGTTTCCATTTCCGGATGAGTCATCGCGTCGCCAGATGTGGTCGCGTGTCTTCCCGGCCGCAACACCCACGGAAGGCCTTCAGCCGGAGAAGCTGGCGCAACTGCATATATCGGGCGCGGTAATACGAAACATTGCGATGCACGCTGCCTATCTGGCCGCAGAAGATGATCTGCCCGTAAGGATGAGTCATATTGCAGCCGGTGTACGCACCGAGTACACCAAGATGGACAAAGTCCTGACTCCTGCGGAGACCGGGGGGTGGGCATGA